AACGGACAGGAACCCTATGCCTGGCTGCGGTATGTGTTGGAACGACTGCCGCTGGCCAGTAACGCCGAAGAACTGGAAGCTCTGCTACCCTGGAACTGCGGGCAGGTCGCTGTTTACTGATCCCGTTGCAAGGCGGGGTTTATGGAGCGCTTACGCTCCAGCAGCTCCTTCATGACTTTGATGCGTCCTGAGAATTCGACACTGCCGGGTTCGGTGTTCAGCAAGTCGGGGAGCACCAGCGACTCGACTGCACGGTGTTCCTCCAATGCTTCGTAATACATTTTCAGCTCGTCTTTGGCACCTGCTTCTTTAAACGCGGGGTAGAAGTCCTCTTCCTCGATTGTGGTATGGATACTCAGCTCCATCTTGATCTTATTCAGCAGCTCCTCGCGTTTCTTGACGGCTCGCTCAGTGGTTTCGCTGATGTCCGCCAAGAGTTGCTTCACCTTCTCGTGGTCTGCTTTCAAAAGCTCTATGGCATTCATTTTTATCGTCCTCATCCCTCATCAGGTTGAATACACCCATGTGATTAGACGATTGCACGCAGCGGCTGTTCAGATTATTTACGCCTCATGCTTCCGCAGAAATTAAGTTGAACCCGCAGCTTGCCGTTACGGTCACTTGTTGTACCACTCACAAAGTGTATTAGCAGGAGCTACTTCATGAACGCCATAGATTCGAAAGAAGTGATTTCCACCCTGAACGATCTGATTGAAACCAGTAAAGACGGCGAAGAAGGTTTTCGCACCTGTGCCGAAGACATCAAACGCCCGGAGCTGAAGAACCTGTTCAGTGAGCGCGCCGCAGAGTGCGCCAAAGCGGCGCAGGAGCTGCAGGCGATTGTAATTCGTCTGGGTGGTGACCCTGAGGATAGCACCAGCGTCAGCGGCGACCTGCACCGTCGCTGGGTCGATCTGAAATCAGCTATCACCGGCAAGGATGACGAGGCGATCCTCAATGAGTGCGAACGGGGTGAAGACGTTGCCAAGAAAAGTTATCACAAGGCTCTGGAAAAAGCCTTGCCGGAGGACATCCGTCAGGTGGTACAGCGTCAGTACGATGGCGTGTTGCGCAACCACGATCAGGTGAAGATGCTACGTGATGCTGAACGCGCCCGCAGCTGAACGATGTAGAATATGATGCCGGCGGCTGCGGAGTCCCCAGACTGGTGTCCGCCGGCACTGCATTATGTCACCGACAGCGCGCCGGGTTTCAGCCGAAAGATGTTGAGCGGCGCCGCTGTCTATTTTGATGAAGACGGTCTGCGCATCCGCGACAAGGCCATTATTCAACGTATCAATACATTGGCAATTCCGCCCGCCTATCGGGACGTGTGGATCTGTCGTGATCCTCTTGGCCATCTCCAGGCCACCGGGCGAGATGCCCGCGGCCGCAAGCAGTATCGTTATCATCCATTGTGGCGGGAAGTACGTGATGCAGCCAAGTACGAGCGGCTGCTCGCCTTCGGTGATGCCCTGTCCGGTCTGCGTCGAGAGTTGGATAAACGCCTTCGGGTTCGTCAGCTGAATCGTGAAAAAGTAGTGGCTGCGGTCATCATGCTGCTTGATGAAACCTGTGTGCGTGTCGGTAATCAGGAATATGCCCGCCAGAACAAATCCTATGGCTTGACCACGCTGCGCAACCGACACCTGAGTCTGCGTGGCGACAACATCCGTTTCCGTTTCCGCGGCAAGAGTGGGGTGGAGCATCAGGTAAAGTTGCGTCATCCACGGTTGGCACGCGTACTGCGCCGCTGTCGGGAATTGCCTGGGCAACATCTATTCCAGTATCTGGATAGCGACGGCCAGGCTTGCTCGGTCAGTTCCTCGGATATCAATGACTGTCT
Above is a genomic segment from Halopseudomonas litoralis containing:
- a CDS encoding ferritin-like domain-containing protein; the protein is MNAIDSKEVISTLNDLIETSKDGEEGFRTCAEDIKRPELKNLFSERAAECAKAAQELQAIVIRLGGDPEDSTSVSGDLHRRWVDLKSAITGKDDEAILNECERGEDVAKKSYHKALEKALPEDIRQVVQRQYDGVLRNHDQVKMLRDAERARS
- a CDS encoding DNA topoisomerase IB; protein product: MPAAAESPDWCPPALHYVTDSAPGFSRKMLSGAAVYFDEDGLRIRDKAIIQRINTLAIPPAYRDVWICRDPLGHLQATGRDARGRKQYRYHPLWREVRDAAKYERLLAFGDALSGLRRELDKRLRVRQLNREKVVAAVIMLLDETCVRVGNQEYARQNKSYGLTTLRNRHLSLRGDNIRFRFRGKSGVEHQVKLRHPRLARVLRRCRELPGQHLFQYLDSDGQACSVSSSDINDCLHEIAGAEFTAKDYRTWAGSTLALASLRELTAQGRSPSKQAVAEVVKLVAAELGNTPAVCRKCYIHPAILDVYLRGELDKVSWSAGRARRRWLKPEEVDLIVFLQTCTSG